One Fibrobacter succinogenes DNA window includes the following coding sequences:
- a CDS encoding amino acid--tRNA ligase-related protein, whose amino-acid sequence MKRTHNCGQLRKEDVGQTVTLAGWVDRRRDHGGVIFVDLRDKYGKTQIVFNPDYNADVLKTAEQLRNEYVIYVTGKVYAREEGNTNEKLATGEIEVKADSLEILNAALTSPLAINDPNEECKENDDLRLQYRYLDLRRPWIQKKLLLKSRFLKAVYDFFYSNGFENIETPCLCKSTPEGARDYLVPSRVNPGKFYALPQSPQQYKQLLMIAGMD is encoded by the coding sequence ATGAAACGTACACATAACTGCGGCCAGCTTCGCAAGGAAGATGTTGGCCAGACCGTAACACTCGCCGGTTGGGTGGATCGCCGCCGTGACCATGGTGGTGTGATTTTCGTTGACCTCCGCGACAAGTATGGCAAGACCCAGATCGTTTTCAACCCGGACTACAACGCCGATGTGTTGAAGACCGCCGAACAGCTCCGTAACGAATACGTTATTTACGTGACTGGTAAGGTCTACGCCCGTGAAGAAGGCAACACCAACGAAAAGCTCGCCACGGGTGAAATCGAAGTCAAGGCCGACAGCCTCGAAATCTTGAACGCCGCCCTCACCTCTCCGCTCGCTATCAACGACCCGAACGAAGAATGCAAGGAAAACGACGACCTCCGCTTGCAGTACCGCTATTTGGACCTCCGCCGTCCGTGGATCCAGAAGAAGCTCCTCCTCAAGAGCCGCTTCCTCAAGGCCGTCTATGACTTCTTCTATTCTAACGGTTTTGAAAACATTGAAACTCCGTGCCTTTGCAAATCGACACCGGAAGGCGCACGTGACTACCTCGTGCCGTCCCGCGTGAACCCGGGCAAGTTCTACGCCCTCCCGCAGTCTCCGCAGCAGTACAAGCAGCTCTTGATGATTGCCGGCATGGAC
- a CDS encoding AAA family ATPase — MGGITYKTINGKRYAYYQWTENGKQHSRRVKDDEFLELSAKIAAERSAVYSAAPQFKTDVKIGSQLTRFYASVMKWKKREIFSVLHDYVYGESNDRVMILYGLRRTGKTTLVRQLIGEMSSEMQMKTAFVQLSSRHSLAEVNHDLKLLESLGYRYVFVDEVTMLQDFIEGAALFSDIFAASGMKIVLSGTDSLGFVFSEDEQLYDRCFLLHTTFIPYREFENVLGVVGIDRFIEFGGTMSMGGSNYNTDRFTFATKKSADEYVDSAIARNIQHSLKCYQHEGHFRSLQELYNAGELTSAINRVVEDGNHRFTIDVLTRNFKSGDLKRSQANLRRDRFKPTDVLDRVDIDSVTKRLKELLLIKDREEQSVAINESHRAEIKEYLDLLDLTCDIDVVNMSSLNEQRSRTVLSQPGLRFAQASALIQSLLLDETFRDISIAERMSIEKRILDEIRGRMMEEIVLLETKMARPDMQVFQLQFAVGEFDMVVFDPRNACCEIYEIKHCGQMAKEQCRHLLDSKKCADTEFRYGKIHSKNVIYRGNAGTFGEIRYLNVEDYLKSLRNN; from the coding sequence ATGGGCGGTATTACCTACAAGACGATTAACGGCAAGCGTTATGCATACTACCAGTGGACTGAAAACGGAAAACAGCATAGCCGTCGTGTGAAGGATGACGAGTTCTTGGAACTTTCCGCAAAAATTGCTGCGGAGCGTTCTGCTGTTTATTCTGCGGCTCCCCAGTTCAAGACTGATGTGAAAATCGGGTCGCAGTTGACGCGTTTCTATGCTTCTGTGATGAAGTGGAAAAAACGTGAAATTTTTAGCGTCCTTCATGATTATGTCTATGGTGAAAGTAACGACCGTGTTATGATTCTCTATGGGCTTCGTCGCACGGGAAAGACGACTCTAGTCCGTCAGCTTATCGGTGAAATGTCGTCAGAAATGCAGATGAAGACGGCGTTTGTTCAGCTGAGTTCTCGTCATTCGTTGGCCGAAGTCAATCACGATCTTAAGTTGCTGGAATCGTTGGGCTATCGCTATGTCTTTGTGGATGAAGTGACGATGCTTCAAGATTTTATCGAGGGGGCCGCACTTTTTTCCGATATTTTTGCTGCAAGCGGAATGAAAATTGTGCTTTCGGGAACGGATTCTTTGGGTTTTGTGTTTTCTGAGGATGAACAACTTTATGACCGTTGCTTTTTGCTGCATACAACTTTCATTCCTTATCGTGAATTTGAAAATGTTCTTGGTGTGGTCGGAATAGATCGATTTATTGAGTTTGGGGGCACCATGAGCATGGGTGGGAGTAATTACAATACAGATAGATTTACCTTCGCTACAAAGAAAAGTGCTGACGAGTATGTGGATTCTGCGATTGCTCGCAATATCCAGCATTCGCTAAAATGCTACCAGCATGAGGGGCATTTTCGTTCGTTGCAAGAACTCTACAATGCGGGTGAATTGACGAGCGCCATCAACCGCGTTGTGGAGGATGGGAATCACCGGTTTACCATTGACGTTTTAACCCGGAATTTTAAGTCCGGTGATTTGAAAAGGTCTCAAGCGAATCTTCGCCGCGACAGGTTTAAACCTACGGATGTTTTGGATCGTGTTGACATAGATTCTGTTACAAAACGGTTAAAAGAACTATTGCTGATCAAGGACAGGGAGGAACAGTCTGTTGCCATAAATGAATCGCACAGGGCCGAAATCAAGGAATATTTGGATTTGCTTGACCTTACTTGCGATATAGATGTTGTCAACATGTCTAGCTTGAATGAACAGCGTTCTCGGACGGTTCTTTCGCAGCCGGGGCTTCGGTTTGCTCAAGCCTCGGCACTGATTCAGAGTCTGTTGCTTGATGAAACGTTTAGAGACATCTCAATTGCCGAACGCATGTCTATCGAGAAACGGATCCTCGATGAAATTCGTGGACGTATGATGGAAGAAATTGTCTTGCTAGAAACGAAAATGGCTCGACCTGATATGCAAGTTTTTCAATTGCAGTTTGCAGTCGGGGAGTTCGATATGGTTGTTTTTGACCCACGTAATGCTTGTTGTGAAATTTACGAGATTAAGCATTGTGGCCAAATGGCAAAGGAACAGTGCCGCCATTTGCTTGATTCTAAGAAATGCGCGGATACGGAATTCCGTTACGGAAAAATTCATAGCAAGAACGTGATTTACCGTGGAAATGCGGGAACTTTTGGCGAAATCCGTTATTTGAATGTCGAGGATTATCTGAAGAGCCTGCGAAACAACTGA
- a CDS encoding ATPase — MAEDLQALMERIQKDAVEKAELAAADIISKAKDKAAEIVKAAEDEAKAKLENADKEAQAFTERSERTLEQSARDLLLSVGKNLEKMILDLLSLQVEKSLDESTVKNMLLTVAKSYTSDIEIDFSEADAKALSSFVMGEFAKQLKAGVKVESDKGVKFGFRVKLDGGKVSHEFTEQAMAESLSALLRPQLAKIVNKAAQGK, encoded by the coding sequence ATGGCAGAAGATTTGCAAGCCCTGATGGAACGCATCCAGAAGGATGCTGTCGAAAAGGCTGAACTCGCAGCAGCAGATATTATTTCTAAGGCAAAAGACAAGGCCGCCGAAATTGTGAAGGCCGCCGAAGACGAAGCCAAGGCAAAACTCGAAAACGCCGACAAGGAAGCTCAAGCATTTACAGAACGCAGCGAACGCACTTTGGAACAGTCCGCACGTGATTTGCTCCTCTCGGTGGGCAAGAATCTCGAAAAAATGATTCTCGATCTTCTCAGCCTCCAAGTTGAAAAATCTCTCGATGAATCAACTGTGAAGAACATGCTTCTCACCGTTGCCAAGAGCTATACCTCCGATATCGAAATTGATTTCTCCGAAGCCGATGCGAAGGCTCTTTCGAGCTTTGTCATGGGCGAATTTGCGAAACAGCTCAAGGCTGGCGTCAAGGTCGAAAGCGACAAGGGCGTCAAGTTCGGCTTCCGCGTTAAGCTCGATGGCGGCAAGGTCAGCCACGAATTTACAGAACAGGCAATGGCGGAATCTCTTTCTGCCTTGCTCAGACCGCAGCTTGCAAAGATTGTAAACAAGGCCGCCCAGGGCAAATAA
- a CDS encoding V-type ATP synthase subunit A, protein MASIGKITGVNGNLIRVKFESAVSQNEVAYAKLVTKNKEGKAEIIPLKSEVIRIRGDYAELQVFEDTTGLKAGDEVEFTGELLSVELGPGLLTQVFDGLQNPLPKLADECGFFLQRGKYLKALPRDTKWAFTPVAKVGDVVVAGDTIGTVPEGVFSHRIMVPFKLLGKWTVDYVTPAGDRVVEDVVAKLKNDKGETVDVTMVQTWPVKMPIKAFEERLRPSKPLTMQQRIIDTFFPVMQGGTFCTPGPFGAGKTVLQQLMSRYADVDIVILAACGERAGEVVETLREFPELIDPRTGKSLMERTLIICNTSSMPVAAREASVYTGVTLAEYYRQMGLNVLLLADSTSRWAQALREMSGRLEEIPGEEAFPAYLESVIASFYERGGVVRLKDGSTGSVTICGSVSPAGGNFEEPVTQATLKVVGAFLGLSRERSDQRRFPAIHPLDSWSKYEGIIDSKKVAEARTILANGVDVNNMMKVVGEEGTSIEDFIVYLKSEYLDAVYLQQDAYNEIDAACSAERQKYVFDKIYTILKTPMSFAEKDVARTFFLKLTQATKDWNRVAFDSQEFKDLESSIFASVKEVSANA, encoded by the coding sequence ATGGCTAGTATCGGAAAAATAACCGGCGTCAACGGAAACTTGATTCGTGTAAAGTTCGAAAGCGCCGTTTCCCAGAACGAAGTGGCTTATGCAAAGCTCGTTACGAAGAACAAAGAAGGTAAGGCTGAAATCATTCCCCTCAAGAGCGAAGTGATTCGTATCCGCGGTGATTACGCTGAACTCCAGGTATTCGAAGATACGACTGGCCTTAAGGCTGGCGACGAAGTCGAATTTACCGGTGAACTTTTGTCTGTTGAACTTGGCCCTGGCCTTCTGACTCAAGTGTTTGACGGTCTCCAGAACCCGCTGCCGAAGCTTGCTGACGAATGCGGCTTCTTCCTCCAGCGCGGTAAGTACTTGAAGGCTCTCCCGCGTGATACCAAGTGGGCTTTTACTCCGGTTGCTAAAGTGGGCGATGTGGTTGTTGCCGGTGATACCATCGGTACGGTTCCCGAAGGCGTGTTCTCGCACCGCATCATGGTGCCGTTCAAGCTCCTAGGCAAGTGGACTGTAGATTATGTGACTCCGGCTGGTGACCGCGTTGTCGAAGATGTTGTCGCAAAGCTCAAGAACGATAAGGGCGAAACCGTCGATGTGACGATGGTGCAGACCTGGCCGGTGAAGATGCCGATCAAGGCTTTCGAAGAACGCTTGCGCCCCTCCAAGCCGCTTACTATGCAGCAGCGCATTATCGATACGTTCTTCCCCGTGATGCAGGGCGGTACGTTCTGTACGCCGGGCCCCTTCGGTGCCGGTAAGACCGTGCTCCAGCAGCTCATGAGCCGTTATGCCGACGTGGACATCGTGATTTTGGCTGCTTGCGGTGAACGTGCTGGTGAAGTGGTGGAAACCCTTCGCGAATTCCCGGAATTGATTGACCCGCGTACGGGCAAGTCCTTGATGGAACGTACGCTGATTATTTGTAACACGTCTTCGATGCCGGTGGCTGCTCGTGAAGCTTCCGTTTATACCGGCGTAACCCTCGCTGAATACTACCGCCAGATGGGCCTCAACGTGCTCTTGCTTGCAGACTCCACATCTCGTTGGGCTCAGGCTCTGCGCGAAATGAGCGGCCGTTTGGAAGAAATTCCGGGCGAAGAAGCATTCCCGGCTTACCTCGAATCCGTGATCGCTTCGTTCTACGAACGCGGTGGTGTTGTCCGCCTCAAGGACGGTTCGACAGGCTCCGTGACGATTTGCGGTTCTGTTTCTCCGGCTGGTGGTAACTTCGAAGAACCGGTGACTCAGGCAACCCTTAAGGTGGTGGGCGCATTCCTCGGCCTTAGCCGTGAACGTTCTGACCAACGTCGCTTCCCGGCTATCCATCCGCTTGATTCTTGGTCCAAGTACGAAGGCATTATCGATTCCAAGAAGGTGGCTGAAGCCCGCACCATTCTCGCTAACGGCGTGGATGTGAACAACATGATGAAGGTCGTGGGCGAAGAAGGTACTTCCATCGAAGACTTTATTGTTTATCTGAAATCCGAATACTTGGATGCAGTTTATCTGCAACAGGACGCTTATAACGAAATTGATGCGGCCTGCTCTGCTGAACGCCAGAAGTACGTGTTCGACAAGATTTACACGATTCTTAAAACGCCGATGTCGTTTGCCGAAAAGGATGTCGCTCGTACGTTCTTCCTCAAGCTCACGCAGGCAACCAAGGACTGGAACCGCGTGGCATTTGACTCTCAGGAATTCAAGGATCTCGAATCCAGTATTTTTGCTTCCGTAAAGGAGGTTTCTGCTAATGCATAA
- a CDS encoding V-type ATP synthase subunit B encodes MHNVAYHRIERIAGSVITLRAEGVANQELAQVTSSFGTSLARVIRIDGDLVDLQVFAGARGISTDSEVRFLGEPMKVPYSEALLGRVFNGAGKPRDNGPEVDGERITIGGPSVNPARRIIPKTMVRTGIPMIDVFNTLVVSQKLPIFSIAGEPYNELLARIALQAEVDVIILGGMGLKHDDYLYLKDYLEKNGALSRTVMFMHTASDPIVECLLVPDASLAVAEKFATEGKNVLVLLTDMTNFADAMKEIAITMEQIPSNRGYPGDLYSQLASRYEKAVDFSDAGSITILAVTTMPGDDVTHPVPDNTGYITEGQFYLRKGRIEPFGSLSRLKQQVNGKTRSDHRTIMNTMIQLYASYKETLEKQSMGFNMSNWDQKLLKYGVRFEKEMMDLSVNIPLEKALDLGWEILADCFTPEETGIPTKMINEYWPKKW; translated from the coding sequence ATGCATAATGTTGCTTACCATCGTATTGAACGCATTGCCGGTTCTGTGATTACTTTGAGAGCCGAAGGCGTTGCTAACCAGGAACTCGCTCAGGTTACAAGTTCTTTCGGTACATCTCTTGCCCGTGTTATCCGCATTGATGGCGACCTCGTGGACTTGCAGGTGTTCGCTGGTGCTCGTGGTATTTCTACTGACTCCGAAGTGCGTTTCCTTGGTGAACCGATGAAGGTTCCGTACAGCGAAGCTTTGCTTGGCCGCGTGTTTAACGGTGCTGGCAAGCCCCGTGATAACGGCCCCGAAGTGGACGGCGAACGCATTACCATTGGCGGCCCGTCTGTGAACCCGGCAAGGCGTATCATCCCGAAGACGATGGTGCGTACGGGTATCCCGATGATTGACGTGTTCAACACGCTCGTGGTTTCCCAGAAGCTCCCGATTTTCTCTATTGCTGGTGAACCGTATAACGAACTTTTGGCCCGTATTGCTTTGCAGGCCGAAGTGGACGTGATTATCCTCGGCGGTATGGGCCTCAAGCACGATGACTACCTCTACCTCAAGGATTACCTTGAAAAGAACGGAGCTCTTTCCCGTACGGTGATGTTCATGCACACTGCATCGGACCCGATTGTGGAATGCTTGCTCGTTCCGGATGCATCCCTCGCTGTTGCAGAAAAGTTCGCCACCGAAGGCAAGAACGTGCTCGTGCTCCTCACGGACATGACGAACTTTGCCGACGCCATGAAGGAAATTGCCATTACGATGGAACAGATTCCGTCGAACCGCGGTTATCCTGGCGACCTTTACTCTCAGCTCGCTAGCCGTTACGAAAAGGCAGTGGACTTCAGCGATGCTGGTTCTATTACGATTTTGGCTGTGACCACCATGCCGGGCGACGACGTGACGCACCCGGTTCCGGACAATACCGGTTATATTACCGAAGGTCAGTTCTACTTGCGCAAGGGCCGTATCGAACCGTTCGGTTCTTTGAGCCGTTTGAAACAGCAGGTGAACGGTAAGACCCGTAGCGACCATCGTACCATCATGAACACTATGATTCAGTTGTACGCAAGCTACAAGGAAACCTTGGAAAAGCAATCCATGGGCTTCAACATGAGCAACTGGGACCAGAAGCTGTTGAAGTATGGTGTGCGCTTCGAAAAGGAAATGATGGACCTTTCAGTAAACATCCCTCTAGAAAAGGCTTTGGACCTTGGCTGGGAAATTCTTGCCGACTGCTTCACTCCTGAAGAAACCGGTATTCCGACCAAGATGATCAACGAATATTGGCCGAAGAAGTGGTAA
- a CDS encoding V-type ATP synthase subunit D, with the protein MAKVKLTKNALKAERDALKRFQRYLPTLLLKKQQLQMEMRTLQEKVMAKREEEDKLRKSMASWISLFAEPIEWDKYLSVKSVEQGEGNIAGVRIPTFSGVEFNVNIPDFFTTPVWLDDGIRSLQGLISLRLERRVLEKQYELLSKELRTTSQRVNLFEKVKIPESKDNIRKINIFLGDQQTSGVARSKLAKGKATAKALALDAQSKEVAA; encoded by the coding sequence ATGGCTAAGGTCAAGTTAACTAAAAACGCCCTCAAGGCGGAACGTGACGCGTTGAAGCGCTTCCAGCGCTATCTGCCGACGTTGCTTTTAAAGAAGCAGCAGCTGCAGATGGAAATGCGTACGCTCCAGGAGAAGGTGATGGCGAAACGCGAAGAAGAGGATAAGCTCCGCAAGAGCATGGCTTCGTGGATTTCGCTTTTTGCCGAACCCATTGAGTGGGACAAATATCTCTCGGTGAAGAGCGTCGAACAGGGCGAAGGAAACATCGCCGGCGTGCGCATCCCGACGTTCAGTGGCGTGGAATTCAACGTGAACATTCCGGATTTCTTTACGACTCCGGTGTGGCTTGACGATGGTATCCGCAGCCTTCAGGGCCTGATTTCGCTGCGCTTGGAACGCCGCGTGCTCGAAAAGCAGTACGAGCTTCTTTCCAAGGAACTCCGTACCACGAGCCAGCGCGTGAACCTGTTCGAAAAAGTCAAGATTCCCGAGTCTAAGGATAACATCCGCAAAATCAATATTTTCTTGGGTGACCAGCAGACAAGCGGTGTTGCCCGTAGTAAGCTTGCCAAGGGCAAGGCTACGGCGAAGGCGCTTGCTCTTGACGCCCAGAGTAAGGAGGTTGCCGCATGA
- a CDS encoding V-type ATP synthase subunit I codes for MITPMKKVTVLTLVSHKEETLKALREMEIIHLTPLQNAVGVSVNGAKGAVARVQKAMEVVPDKLRKGVTPAEKGASGVTLVEEIQTLISEKKNAEVQLEQSQEELTKLGAFGNLDPRTVKELAAKGIFVRLYLADTSKDPFEVEGECAYKHVFAKDENGTYIAVFSKGEAPAKVTGAFTEITMPQKSLEEYRQIEEEAKTTISAVDERFAQLASVKDELEDRLMEVTDRYNLVEASASMLQNSEIAALQGFCPEPRVAEIRAAAKANGWGIRVEDPTDEDNIPTLLGYNKLSRPMQCLYDIIGISPGYNEVDVSSVFLCFFSIFFAMIVGDMAYGLLFLGLAVFARTKMPKASSAGFHFIYLMSWATIIWGAINANFLGLTPELAGWSYYLDIANYNFIPEGVRNVLYWIRSSAPTDPTRFEAYKQFCETFTFLPASFVPKAAGASQMQHIQLFCFCIAVVHLSIAHAWNVVVRIKRKSSTFMAQVGWLMGAWVMFFLACNMVLGIDMPAFVIPMFIVEAVLLVLFTVPPSRLKQDFISIPMLVLDVVNSFTDVISYIRLFAVGMSGAAIAEAFNDMLSPLFGSAVGIAGAAFILLFVHGLNIALAVMGVAVHAVRLNTLEFSNGLGLEWSGFAFTPFAKQKN; via the coding sequence ATGATTACTCCTATGAAAAAGGTAACCGTTCTTACGCTTGTTAGCCACAAGGAAGAAACTTTAAAGGCCTTGCGCGAAATGGAAATTATCCATTTGACGCCGTTGCAGAATGCGGTTGGCGTTTCTGTGAATGGTGCAAAGGGCGCTGTTGCCCGCGTGCAGAAGGCGATGGAAGTTGTTCCTGATAAACTCCGCAAAGGTGTAACGCCTGCGGAAAAGGGCGCAAGTGGTGTAACGCTTGTCGAAGAAATCCAGACGCTTATTTCTGAAAAGAAGAATGCCGAAGTCCAGCTGGAACAGTCCCAAGAGGAACTGACAAAGCTCGGTGCTTTTGGAAACCTGGATCCGAGAACCGTGAAGGAACTCGCCGCCAAGGGCATTTTTGTGCGCCTTTACCTTGCCGATACTTCGAAAGATCCTTTTGAAGTCGAAGGTGAGTGCGCTTACAAGCATGTCTTTGCCAAGGATGAAAATGGCACTTACATTGCCGTGTTCAGCAAGGGTGAAGCTCCAGCAAAGGTGACAGGCGCCTTTACCGAAATCACGATGCCTCAAAAATCTCTCGAAGAATATCGACAGATTGAAGAAGAAGCGAAGACGACGATTTCGGCTGTTGACGAACGCTTTGCTCAGCTTGCTTCCGTGAAGGACGAACTTGAAGATCGCCTTATGGAAGTGACGGACCGTTACAATCTCGTCGAAGCATCTGCAAGCATGCTCCAGAATAGCGAAATCGCGGCGCTTCAGGGATTCTGCCCGGAACCGCGCGTTGCCGAAATTAGGGCGGCTGCAAAGGCTAACGGCTGGGGTATCCGCGTCGAAGATCCGACGGATGAAGACAACATCCCGACGCTTCTTGGTTACAACAAGCTTTCGCGCCCGATGCAGTGCCTCTATGACATTATCGGCATTTCGCCGGGCTACAACGAAGTCGATGTAAGCTCAGTGTTCCTGTGCTTCTTCAGCATATTCTTTGCGATGATTGTGGGCGATATGGCGTACGGCCTGTTGTTCCTCGGACTTGCTGTTTTTGCCCGCACGAAAATGCCGAAGGCGAGCAGCGCCGGATTCCACTTTATCTATTTGATGAGCTGGGCGACTATCATTTGGGGCGCCATCAATGCAAACTTCCTCGGCCTTACGCCGGAACTTGCAGGGTGGAGTTACTACCTCGATATCGCGAACTATAACTTTATCCCGGAAGGCGTGCGCAACGTGCTCTACTGGATTCGCAGCTCTGCTCCGACGGATCCGACGCGCTTTGAAGCCTACAAGCAGTTCTGCGAGACGTTTACGTTCTTGCCGGCTAGCTTTGTGCCGAAGGCCGCGGGTGCATCTCAGATGCAGCACATTCAGTTGTTCTGCTTCTGCATTGCCGTTGTGCACCTGAGCATTGCCCATGCTTGGAATGTCGTTGTGCGTATCAAGCGCAAGTCTTCGACATTCATGGCACAAGTGGGCTGGCTCATGGGCGCTTGGGTCATGTTTTTCCTTGCATGCAACATGGTGCTTGGAATCGACATGCCGGCATTCGTCATCCCGATGTTCATCGTGGAAGCGGTGCTCCTAGTGCTCTTTACGGTGCCGCCAAGCCGCTTAAAGCAAGACTTTATTAGCATCCCGATGCTTGTGCTTGACGTCGTGAACAGCTTTACCGATGTCATCAGTTATATCCGTCTCTTTGCGGTGGGTATGTCTGGTGCCGCTATCGCTGAAGCGTTTAACGACATGCTCTCGCCGCTCTTTGGCTCTGCTGTTGGCATTGCTGGTGCTGCATTCATCTTGCTCTTTGTGCATGGCTTGAACATTGCTCTTGCCGTGATGGGCGTTGCGGTGCATGCTGTTCGTCTTAACACTCTCGAATTTTCAAATGGACTTGGCCTTGAATGGAGCGGCTTTGCCTTTACTCCTTTCGCCAAGCAAAAAAATTAA
- a CDS encoding V-type ATP synthase subunit K (produces ATP from ADP in the presence of a proton gradient across the membrane; the K subunit is a nonenzymatic component which binds the dimeric form by interacting with the G and E subunits) — MEPNTMVTLAKMGAAAALGIAAMGSALGCGTAGMSAITMWKKAYAQGKSALFTLLVFVGAPISQTIYGMLLMNFILDAAKASDFTNWGGCLGAGIFGGLGMMASAWYQGKSAAVACDALGETGKGMVNYLMVLGIVETVALFVLVFSMMVLH; from the coding sequence ATGGAACCGAATACAATGGTGACTCTCGCTAAAATGGGTGCTGCAGCTGCGCTTGGCATTGCGGCTATGGGCTCTGCCCTTGGTTGCGGAACGGCTGGTATGTCTGCTATCACGATGTGGAAGAAGGCTTATGCCCAGGGCAAAAGTGCTCTCTTTACGCTCCTCGTGTTCGTCGGTGCCCCGATTTCCCAGACGATTTACGGCATGCTTTTGATGAACTTCATTCTGGATGCAGCAAAGGCTAGTGACTTTACGAACTGGGGCGGCTGCCTCGGTGCAGGTATCTTCGGTGGCCTCGGCATGATGGCTTCTGCTTGGTACCAGGGCAAGTCTGCTGCTGTAGCTTGCGATGCTCTCGGTGAAACCGGCAAGGGCATGGTGAACTACTTGATGGTTCTCGGTATCGTCGAAACTGTCGCTTTGTTCGTGCTCGTGTTCTCCATGATGGTGCTTCATTAA
- a CDS encoding V-type ATP synthase subunit K (produces ATP from ADP in the presence of a proton gradient across the membrane; the K subunit is a nonenzymatic component which binds the dimeric form by interacting with the G and E subunits), whose product MDQTQFLTLAKLGAVAALGLAAVGSALGCGTAGMAAIGAWKKAYLKGKNALFTLLIFVGAPIAQTIYGMLLMMFILNKSQAAPGNWAAYLGVGIFGGIGMMASAWYVGKSAADACNALGETGKGLVNYLMVLGVGETVALFVMVFSMMLVS is encoded by the coding sequence ATGGATCAAACACAATTTTTGACGCTCGCAAAGCTCGGTGCGGTGGCGGCCCTTGGCCTTGCTGCAGTGGGTTCTGCGCTGGGCTGCGGGACTGCCGGTATGGCGGCCATCGGTGCCTGGAAAAAAGCGTATCTCAAGGGTAAGAACGCGCTTTTTACGCTGCTCATCTTTGTGGGTGCGCCGATTGCGCAGACGATTTACGGAATGCTTTTGATGATGTTCATTTTGAACAAGTCTCAAGCGGCTCCGGGCAACTGGGCTGCTTACCTTGGTGTAGGCATCTTCGGTGGCATCGGCATGATGGCTTCTGCCTGGTACGTGGGCAAGTCCGCTGCTGACGCTTGCAACGCTCTTGGCGAAACGGGCAAGGGCCTCGTGAATTACCTCATGGTGCTCGGCGTGGGCGAAACTGTCGCGCTGTTCGTCATGGTGTTCTCGATGATGCTTGTGTCGTAG
- a CDS encoding aminoglycoside phosphotransferase family protein, translating into MQNDSIQISPSIHEYLLTHGYTENFSVTPIAGAGSGRRYFRIADGERKCVLQVSAEVNDDFKHFVEYSKTFREYGLPVPRVYCVDESSCQVLQEDLGKRSLLDEAYPNGSKVLSGSVRILYPEVIDALIQWQNASHQLFSHHTEIWLRRFDFAALKWETDYFTENFLKLHKGITEIPESVRNFYSLVAVSVEAQTKVLMHRDFQSQNIMIRPNSEVAFVDFQGARRGSMFYDIASLLWDPYVSLPLPMIKDFFEYWRSLYRGTRIYTKDDAWEGFVHASLQRLMQALGAYCFLSKVKKIEKFEQYIEPGKAQLRTLFGEFKLMAKATDPEVFKFMDWALQ; encoded by the coding sequence ATGCAAAACGATTCTATTCAAATTTCGCCAAGTATTCATGAGTACCTTTTGACTCATGGTTATACTGAAAATTTTTCTGTGACTCCCATTGCCGGTGCCGGTTCTGGAAGGCGTTATTTCCGTATTGCCGATGGTGAACGGAAGTGTGTCTTGCAGGTTAGTGCCGAGGTTAATGACGATTTCAAGCATTTTGTTGAATATTCCAAGACGTTTAGGGAATATGGTTTGCCGGTTCCGCGCGTTTATTGTGTCGATGAATCCTCTTGCCAGGTTTTGCAAGAAGATTTAGGCAAACGTAGTCTTTTGGACGAAGCGTACCCGAATGGGAGCAAGGTGCTTTCGGGAAGTGTCCGTATTTTGTACCCGGAAGTGATTGATGCGCTTATCCAGTGGCAAAATGCAAGCCATCAGTTGTTCAGCCATCATACCGAGATTTGGCTGCGTCGCTTTGATTTTGCCGCTCTCAAGTGGGAAACGGATTACTTTACTGAAAATTTTCTGAAGCTCCACAAGGGCATCACGGAAATTCCGGAATCAGTGCGAAATTTCTATTCGTTAGTTGCTGTTTCTGTTGAAGCGCAGACGAAAGTTTTGATGCATCGCGATTTCCAGAGCCAGAATATCATGATTCGCCCGAATTCCGAAGTGGCGTTCGTCGATTTCCAGGGCGCTCGTCGCGGTTCCATGTTCTATGATATTGCATCGCTCTTGTGGGATCCGTACGTAAGTCTTCCGCTTCCTATGATCAAGGACTTCTTTGAATATTGGCGCAGCTTGTATCGCGGTACAAGAATTTATACGAAGGATGATGCCTGGGAAGGCTTTGTGCATGCTAGTTTGCAACGTTTGATGCAGGCTCTTGGTGCGTACTGCTTCCTCTCGAAGGTGAAGAAGATTGAAAAGTTTGAACAGTATATTGAGCCGGGCAAGGCGCAGCTCCGTACTCTGTTTGGCGAATTCAAGCTTATGGCCAAGGCTACAGACCCAGAAGTGTTCAAATTCATGGATTGGGCTTTGCAGTAA